A region from the Solibacillus sp. FSL H8-0523 genome encodes:
- the cydC gene encoding thiol reductant ABC exporter subunit CydC: MNELMHIVWREKKDIVLALVCGVIAGLTAVALFAQSGYLISKAALMPPFYIILILTAFLKVFGVMKSASKYTERYLSHRATFRILSDIRLRYFDSLAHISGSLFQRYQSGALLTTITNDVTRLQNFFLRVVYPPLVALLVFLCTIIFTAFFSVWVALVLFGGFLLVAVVIPSIFILKKQVTSEDSTPVKQELTQFLFGFRELKHYHLVDSRADQVFHLSEDYAYDVEKKQHALNMIQLVSQAASYLTIFVIIVLSAYFVSVGALDSLYLAMLILIALTVFETVIPLAQVPHFYKEAAYSMERLQAIDWETNDRTIELGHIKPYEIEAKQVSLHYDGALKPALRDVSFTIAPGEKIAIVGPSGSGKTTLLQLILNSFAPTAGSLSIHQVPYQKLVPDCLWQLMAVQLQHNHFFSGTIRDNLRIADDSLDDAALEDALARAQLPVSLDDEVLEQGTNLSGGEKQRLAFARVLLKPSAIWLLDEPFTSLDAETEQELFTEMLRETKYKSLVLITHKLDGLQHVDRIFVMQDGRLVETGTYTELMKQRGLFFEMKRLVV; encoded by the coding sequence ATGAATGAATTGATGCACATTGTGTGGCGTGAAAAAAAGGATATTGTACTCGCCTTAGTGTGTGGCGTCATTGCTGGTTTAACAGCGGTGGCACTATTTGCACAAAGCGGCTATTTGATTTCCAAAGCGGCGCTCATGCCTCCGTTTTACATTATTTTAATATTGACGGCCTTTTTAAAAGTGTTTGGCGTGATGAAATCCGCAAGTAAATATACGGAACGCTATCTTTCACACCGCGCGACTTTCCGCATTTTATCGGATATTCGGCTGCGTTATTTTGACTCGCTGGCGCACATTTCAGGTTCATTATTCCAGCGCTATCAAAGTGGCGCGTTGTTAACGACGATCACAAATGATGTGACACGGCTGCAAAATTTCTTTTTACGCGTCGTCTATCCCCCGCTTGTCGCACTACTCGTATTTTTATGTACGATTATTTTTACAGCATTTTTCTCTGTGTGGGTTGCACTCGTGTTGTTTGGGGGCTTTTTACTGGTGGCAGTTGTGATTCCATCGATTTTTATTTTGAAAAAACAAGTGACGTCAGAAGATAGTACACCCGTCAAGCAGGAATTAACGCAGTTTTTATTCGGGTTTCGTGAGCTGAAGCATTATCATTTAGTCGATTCTCGTGCCGATCAGGTGTTTCATTTAAGTGAGGACTATGCGTACGATGTGGAGAAAAAACAGCATGCATTGAACATGATCCAATTGGTCAGTCAGGCCGCGAGCTACTTGACGATTTTTGTTATCATTGTGCTAAGTGCTTATTTCGTAAGTGTTGGCGCCCTTGATAGCTTGTATTTGGCAATGCTGATTCTAATCGCGCTGACCGTTTTCGAAACCGTGATTCCCCTTGCGCAGGTACCACATTTTTATAAAGAGGCAGCTTATTCTATGGAACGTTTACAGGCGATTGACTGGGAAACGAATGACCGGACGATTGAGCTTGGGCATATAAAACCGTATGAAATCGAAGCAAAGCAGGTGTCGTTACATTATGACGGTGCATTAAAGCCTGCGCTTCGTGATGTATCGTTTACGATTGCCCCTGGCGAAAAAATTGCGATTGTTGGCCCGAGTGGTTCTGGTAAAACAACATTGTTACAGCTAATCCTAAATAGTTTTGCGCCAACAGCAGGCTCCCTGTCGATTCATCAAGTACCGTATCAAAAGCTCGTGCCGGATTGTTTATGGCAATTGATGGCCGTTCAGCTGCAGCATAATCACTTTTTCTCCGGCACGATTCGCGATAATTTACGCATTGCCGACGATTCGCTAGACGACGCAGCGCTTGAGGATGCGTTAGCGCGGGCTCAGTTACCCGTGTCGCTTGATGATGAAGTACTCGAGCAAGGGACGAATTTATCTGGCGGTGAAAAGCAACGACTCGCATTTGCGCGCGTGCTGTTAAAACCGAGTGCCATTTGGTTACTGGATGAGCCGTTTACAAGCCTAGACGCGGAAACCGAACAGGAATTATTTACTGAAATGCTGCGTGAGACGAAATATAAATCGCTTGTACTCATTACGCATAAGTTAGACGGGTTACAGCATGTTGACCGGATTTTTGTTATGCAGGATGGTAGGCTCGTTGAAACTGGGACGTATACGGAATTAATGAAGCAGCGTGGATTGTTTTTTGAGATGAAGCGTTTGGTGGTGTGA
- the ptsP gene encoding phosphoenolpyruvate--protein phosphotransferase, translating to MTEHLKGIAASNGIAIGKAFLMVEPDLTISKTAVENKEAEITRFHEAVNASKQELESIRARAEIDLGPENAAIFDAHILVLSDPDLLGAVEGKINDEAVNAEVALQETADLFITMFEQLDNEYMRERVADIRDVTKRVIARLLNVEIPNLGFINEEVIIIAEDLAPSDTAQLNRAFAKGFTTNMGGRTSHSAIMARSLEIPAVVGTKDATTVIKQGDVVIVDGDEGEIIINPSSDLIETYKAKRSEQQTEKKGLLLLKNKETITLDGIHVEVAANIGTPKDVVSALENGAEGIGLYRTEFLYMERDVLPTEEEQFQAYKQVLEQMFEKPVVVRTLDIGGDKQLPYLNLPEEMNPFLGLRAIRLCLEEQTIFKTQLRALLRASTFGNLKIMFPMIATLEEFREAKQLLEEEKKILQQEGIAISDHIEVGIMVEIPSTAILADQFAQEVDFFSVGTNDLIQYTMAVDRMNESVAHLYQPYHPAILRLVKMVIDAAHANNKWAGMCGEMAGDSVAIPLLIGLGLDEFSMSAPSMLKARKQINQLSQIEMKRLADTALSMQTSEQVKQFVKETLGI from the coding sequence ATGACAGAACATCTAAAGGGAATTGCTGCATCCAATGGCATTGCGATTGGAAAAGCATTTTTAATGGTAGAGCCGGATTTAACGATTTCAAAAACAGCGGTAGAAAATAAAGAAGCAGAGATTACAAGATTTCACGAAGCAGTAAATGCATCTAAACAAGAGCTAGAGAGCATTCGGGCGCGAGCAGAAATTGACTTAGGTCCCGAAAACGCAGCTATTTTTGATGCTCATATACTTGTCCTAAGTGACCCTGATTTATTAGGTGCTGTTGAAGGGAAAATCAATGACGAAGCAGTAAATGCGGAAGTGGCTTTGCAGGAAACGGCTGATCTGTTCATCACGATGTTTGAACAGCTGGATAATGAGTATATGCGTGAGCGCGTAGCAGATATTCGCGATGTTACAAAACGCGTTATTGCACGATTATTAAATGTAGAAATTCCAAACCTCGGTTTCATTAATGAAGAAGTGATTATTATAGCTGAAGATTTAGCACCGTCTGATACTGCGCAACTAAATAGAGCCTTCGCAAAAGGGTTCACAACAAACATGGGTGGTCGTACGTCACACTCTGCCATTATGGCGCGCTCCTTAGAAATTCCTGCAGTTGTAGGGACAAAAGATGCTACAACTGTGATTAAACAAGGCGATGTAGTCATTGTCGATGGGGATGAAGGTGAAATTATTATTAATCCTTCCTCTGATTTAATCGAAACATACAAAGCAAAAAGAAGTGAACAACAGACCGAGAAGAAGGGACTCTTATTACTTAAAAATAAGGAAACGATAACGCTCGATGGTATCCATGTAGAAGTAGCTGCAAATATCGGAACCCCAAAAGATGTAGTGAGCGCACTAGAAAACGGCGCAGAAGGAATCGGACTATATCGTACGGAATTTTTATATATGGAACGCGACGTCTTGCCAACGGAGGAAGAGCAATTTCAAGCCTATAAACAAGTGCTTGAACAAATGTTCGAAAAACCTGTTGTTGTTCGAACATTGGATATTGGAGGAGACAAACAGCTTCCGTATTTAAACTTGCCTGAGGAAATGAATCCGTTTCTAGGTTTACGAGCAATTCGACTTTGTTTAGAAGAGCAAACGATTTTCAAAACGCAGCTCCGGGCATTATTGCGTGCAAGTACATTTGGTAACCTGAAAATTATGTTCCCTATGATTGCAACGTTAGAGGAATTTAGAGAAGCTAAACAGCTATTAGAGGAAGAAAAGAAAATTCTTCAACAAGAGGGAATAGCGATATCCGACCATATCGAAGTTGGGATTATGGTAGAAATTCCCTCAACAGCTATTTTAGCAGATCAATTCGCACAAGAAGTCGACTTTTTCAGTGTCGGTACCAATGATTTAATCCAATATACGATGGCTGTAGATCGCATGAACGAATCGGTTGCGCATCTCTATCAGCCCTATCATCCAGCAATTTTAAGACTAGTTAAAATGGTCATCGATGCCGCCCATGCGAATAACAAGTGGGCAGGGATGTGTGGTGAGATGGCAGGGGATTCTGTTGCGATTCCATTATTGATTGGACTTGGGTTAGACGAGTTTTCGATGAGTGCGCCGTCGATGTTAAAAGCTAGAAAGCAAATTAACCAGTTATCACAAATTGAAATGAAACGACTTGCTGACACAGCACTATCCATGCAAACTTCTGAACAAGTTAAGCAGTTTGTGAAGGAAACACTCGGAATTTAA
- a CDS encoding metallophosphoesterase family protein has translation MLTKIALISDIHGNLTALDAVLSDIRKRGVDAIYCLGDLVGKGPRGAECIALVKEYCDKVIYGNWDVFIRDDIDNDMIQWTQSRLSEEDYAYLASLPFYIEFELNGKLIRCFHASPRSVFERIAPEYHSKEACLSLFDNSEETNSQHSERTPDIVFYGDIHMTLLRSYDTKILCNVGSVGLDVVDATYVILDGSFGANAIQFVRVPYDREAELTAAKKFGMVGYDAYQEEIMFDEVLKGKS, from the coding sequence ATGTTGACGAAAATTGCGCTCATATCAGATATTCATGGTAATTTAACAGCGCTTGATGCGGTACTAAGTGATATAAGAAAGCGCGGGGTTGATGCCATTTATTGCTTAGGTGATTTAGTAGGCAAGGGACCGCGTGGTGCGGAATGTATTGCGCTTGTTAAAGAGTATTGTGACAAAGTGATATACGGGAACTGGGATGTATTTATTCGCGATGATATCGATAACGACATGATTCAGTGGACGCAAAGTCGGTTAAGTGAAGAAGATTATGCGTATTTAGCGTCGCTGCCGTTTTATATCGAATTTGAGCTAAATGGCAAGCTCATTCGCTGTTTTCATGCTTCACCGCGCAGTGTGTTTGAGCGCATTGCACCAGAGTATCATTCAAAAGAAGCGTGCCTATCATTATTTGACAATAGTGAAGAAACGAATTCACAGCACAGTGAGCGTACACCGGACATTGTATTTTACGGCGATATTCATATGACGCTATTAAGAAGCTATGATACGAAAATTTTATGCAATGTCGGCAGTGTTGGGCTAGATGTTGTCGATGCAACGTATGTGATTTTAGACGGCTCTTTTGGTGCGAACGCGATTCAATTTGTACGTGTGCCATATGACCGTGAGGCAGAGCTTACCGCAGCAAAGAAGTTTGGTATGGTTGGTTATGATGCCTATCAGGAAGAGATTATGTTTGATGAAGTATTGAAGGGGAAAAGCTAG
- a CDS encoding aminotransferase class I/II-fold pyridoxal phosphate-dependent enzyme translates to MTRLETALVHGAIREGYSDKKGAVNVPIYLSSTFHQESIDEFGEYDYARSGNPTRAALEKAIAELEGGNRGFAFSTGMAAVSACFMILSAGDHIVVTEDVYGGTYRFVTKVLPRYGITHTFVDFTDAEAIKAAVKPETKLIYMETPSNPTLGITDIHAVVEIAKTHGAMTFLDNTFMTPLHQRPLDLGVDVVIHSATKFLSGHSDILAGLVVTKDEDLANQIYFIQNSFGSVLGVQDSFTLIQNMKTTAVRFNEQTRVAQRIAEFLAAQPLVEKVYYPGLASHPGFAIHHGQSTSAGAVLSFSLPSYDIAKAFVEAMQIPVFAVSLGGVESILSYPAKMSHAAMEPEERAKRGITDGLLRFSVGLENEDDLIEDFAQALTAASAILTK, encoded by the coding sequence ATGACAAGACTTGAAACAGCACTAGTTCACGGTGCCATTCGTGAAGGCTATAGTGATAAAAAAGGCGCGGTCAATGTACCGATCTATTTATCTTCAACATTCCACCAAGAATCAATTGATGAATTCGGTGAATACGATTACGCACGTTCTGGTAACCCAACACGTGCTGCACTTGAAAAAGCTATCGCGGAGCTTGAAGGTGGCAATCGGGGCTTTGCATTCTCAACAGGGATGGCGGCCGTTTCTGCCTGCTTTATGATTCTTTCTGCTGGTGACCATATTGTAGTGACTGAAGATGTATACGGCGGCACATACCGCTTTGTGACAAAGGTATTACCACGCTACGGCATTACGCATACATTTGTTGATTTCACAGACGCGGAAGCTATAAAAGCCGCAGTAAAGCCTGAAACCAAATTAATTTACATGGAAACACCGTCAAACCCGACATTAGGCATTACGGATATCCACGCAGTTGTCGAAATTGCAAAAACGCACGGGGCAATGACGTTTTTAGATAATACCTTTATGACGCCACTGCATCAGCGTCCACTTGATTTAGGTGTGGATGTGGTCATTCATTCTGCGACGAAATTTTTATCAGGTCACTCGGATATTTTAGCTGGCTTAGTCGTGACAAAAGATGAAGACCTAGCAAATCAAATTTACTTTATTCAAAATTCATTTGGATCGGTATTAGGTGTGCAAGATAGCTTTACACTTATTCAAAATATGAAAACAACGGCGGTACGCTTTAACGAGCAAACACGCGTTGCACAGCGCATTGCCGAATTTTTAGCAGCTCAGCCACTTGTAGAAAAGGTCTACTATCCTGGACTAGCTTCCCACCCAGGCTTTGCCATTCACCACGGGCAATCAACGTCAGCTGGTGCGGTGCTATCATTTAGCCTACCTAGCTACGACATTGCCAAAGCATTCGTTGAAGCGATGCAAATTCCCGTATTTGCGGTAAGTCTTGGTGGTGTGGAATCGATTCTTTCGTACCCTGCCAAAATGAGTCATGCTGCAATGGAACCCGAAGAACGCGCAAAACGCGGAATTACAGATGGTTTATTACGCTTCTCAGTCGGCTTAGAAAATGAAGATGATTTAATTGAAGATTTTGCACAGGCGTTAACAGCAGCAAGTGCAATTTTAACAAAATAG
- a CDS encoding DUF4362 domain-containing protein, with the protein MKKWGLVLAIFLLAACSKEQQVNEPTRVQLEKLNMPDAIEIFEEAEVELVASALGQVKWQPNVEAETARIEDLELRLFIEKDPNMPEYIITYRIWIENDKSFTLLSTDEKQGYGKLSAKQAQKLLAFLYENIPSLQSVINTHGNIENRDVFEQFLQQVNTKKQASVNITTYTIEGAPIYYQVDYDSTTFSLTIDEREDHYSKQGVSTHTCDNLTYVHNGKVTSYQLMDCDEEGAFIELVPLVFDPEKQQFTQEFLPDSTLTIGDKRISMRKGTFSWSMPTTTPNETLNIQTDHASPNQMLRVSDAVQVEKSASVDLQFEVAPSLVEYRVWNQEKLLDTYDAIEAIDIAEPFILEVFAYFGESYATYVTALQFQ; encoded by the coding sequence ATGAAAAAATGGGGCTTAGTGCTAGCAATTTTTCTCCTCGCCGCTTGCTCAAAAGAACAACAGGTTAATGAGCCGACACGCGTCCAGCTGGAGAAGTTGAATATGCCAGATGCCATTGAAATTTTTGAGGAAGCTGAAGTGGAACTTGTTGCAAGTGCGCTTGGACAAGTGAAATGGCAGCCAAATGTAGAGGCAGAGACGGCACGTATTGAAGATCTAGAGCTACGCTTATTTATAGAAAAAGATCCGAACATGCCGGAGTATATTATTACATACCGGATATGGATTGAAAACGACAAATCATTTACACTGTTAAGTACAGACGAAAAGCAAGGCTACGGCAAACTAAGTGCGAAGCAAGCACAAAAACTCCTCGCGTTTTTATATGAAAATATCCCATCTTTACAATCCGTCATCAATACACATGGCAATATTGAAAACCGCGACGTCTTTGAGCAATTTTTACAGCAAGTTAACACAAAAAAACAAGCCAGCGTGAACATCACGACTTATACGATTGAAGGGGCTCCGATCTATTATCAGGTCGACTATGACAGCACGACTTTTTCGCTGACCATCGATGAGCGGGAAGATCATTACAGCAAGCAGGGAGTATCTACGCATACGTGCGATAACTTGACCTATGTACATAATGGAAAAGTGACTTCCTATCAATTAATGGATTGTGATGAAGAAGGGGCATTTATTGAGCTCGTGCCACTCGTGTTTGACCCGGAAAAGCAACAGTTTACACAAGAATTCTTACCTGATAGCACGTTAACAATTGGTGACAAGCGGATTTCGATGAGGAAGGGTACGTTTTCATGGTCGATGCCAACGACGACACCAAATGAAACCTTGAATATCCAAACCGATCATGCTTCACCCAACCAAATGCTTAGAGTAAGTGACGCGGTACAAGTGGAAAAGTCAGCATCCGTTGATCTGCAATTTGAAGTAGCGCCAAGCCTTGTTGAATACCGTGTGTGGAATCAGGAAAAACTGCTCGACACGTATGATGCAATTGAAGCGATTGATATAGCGGAACCCTTCATTTTAGAAGTGTTCGCCTACTTTGGTGAAAGTTATGCTACGTATGTTACGGCTCTTCAATTTCAATGA
- a CDS encoding MarR family transcriptional regulator codes for MKNNTLGSLIWLRMMRFTHQSILLSNEFLKEYGLTTAQFDVLLQIQIAQPIMQSELAKKATVTEGGISRMLTRLEQENMITRTKQWKTNYIALTEKGQQLLDNAFDAQIQFQSAFFDDVLSRDEQKQLYALISRVEKNSRN; via the coding sequence TTGAAAAACAATACACTTGGCTCCCTGATTTGGCTACGCATGATGCGCTTTACCCACCAAAGTATTTTGTTATCGAATGAGTTTCTAAAAGAGTACGGGTTAACAACCGCGCAGTTTGATGTGCTGCTACAAATTCAAATCGCACAGCCAATCATGCAAAGTGAGCTCGCGAAAAAAGCGACGGTGACTGAAGGTGGTATTTCGCGCATGCTGACACGTCTTGAACAGGAAAACATGATTACGCGCACCAAACAGTGGAAAACAAACTATATCGCGTTGACCGAAAAAGGACAGCAACTACTCGACAACGCCTTTGACGCACAAATACAATTTCAATCGGCCTTTTTCGACGATGTACTATCGCGCGATGAGCAAAAACAGCTTTATGCACTCATCAGCCGCGTTGAAAAAAATAGCCGCAACTAG
- the cydD gene encoding thiol reductant ABC exporter subunit CydD — protein sequence MQLFFRQLHKQLKFTLLFYLLSLLSAASIVLQAYSIVQIVHLLFIEKQAFDTTIPFITILAAALMLRLGSNFFMQHTAIHFATSVKQQVRGQLLDEWSVRSYEQLEQQQAGQKISLYVDTVEELDGYYREFIPLKIRSQIVPIVVLISMVFTNVESALILLVTAPFIPISYILIGKKTQAESELQLEAMNRFSGKFLDLLYGLQTLKLFRKTEQQRDVLAQHNHAFTERTMAVLKIAFASTLFVELITTLGIGLIALQIGFEMLVFETLPFVSAFFVLTLAPEFYNALKEMATAFHAQKGSNAAMNVLQTELNKRPTSLGWGHLHVAKAPTLSLKEAVFHYEQGPAIGPITIEVPAKKITALIGPTGHGKSTALQMLAVQLDLRRGNLTINGINQHEIDEKSWYDEMAYVSQHSYVFASSVRENLRMGRDISDESITSSLVRANLTTWFEQLPEGLDTKIGEGASALSGGEKQRMAIARAIVQQPSVLFLDEPTAGLDVLTEQMISDAISSLHDTTIILVTHRFATLRQAQVIYYIENGQVQASGNHLAMFDVPFYEAMKSRGEVV from the coding sequence ATGCAGCTATTTTTTCGGCAACTACATAAACAACTTAAATTTACGTTACTCTTTTATTTGCTGAGCCTGCTAAGTGCAGCGAGTATTGTGCTACAAGCTTATAGCATCGTGCAAATCGTTCACCTTCTATTTATCGAAAAACAAGCCTTTGACACGACGATTCCCTTCATCACTATTCTTGCGGCTGCACTAATGCTTCGACTCGGTTCGAATTTTTTTATGCAGCATACCGCGATTCACTTTGCAACGAGTGTCAAACAGCAAGTACGCGGTCAGCTATTAGATGAGTGGTCGGTGCGTTCGTATGAGCAGCTTGAACAACAGCAAGCCGGTCAGAAAATCTCGCTTTATGTGGATACTGTTGAAGAACTTGACGGCTATTACCGAGAATTCATTCCACTGAAAATCCGCTCGCAAATTGTGCCGATTGTTGTGCTCATTAGTATGGTGTTTACTAATGTTGAAAGTGCGCTTATTTTACTGGTAACTGCGCCGTTTATTCCGATTAGCTATATATTAATTGGCAAAAAAACACAGGCGGAATCTGAATTACAGCTCGAGGCGATGAATCGATTTTCCGGAAAGTTTTTAGATTTGTTATACGGCCTGCAAACATTGAAGCTTTTCCGTAAAACCGAACAACAACGTGACGTGTTGGCACAGCACAATCATGCCTTTACTGAGCGTACGATGGCTGTACTGAAAATCGCCTTTGCCTCTACCCTGTTTGTCGAGCTTATAACAACACTCGGCATTGGGCTGATCGCACTGCAAATCGGCTTTGAAATGCTTGTGTTTGAGACATTGCCTTTTGTGTCGGCGTTTTTTGTGTTAACACTTGCACCTGAGTTTTATAATGCTTTAAAAGAAATGGCGACTGCGTTTCATGCACAAAAAGGTAGCAATGCCGCGATGAACGTACTACAAACTGAATTAAACAAACGCCCTACCTCACTCGGTTGGGGACACTTGCATGTAGCGAAAGCCCCTACCCTGTCTTTAAAAGAAGCTGTGTTTCATTATGAACAAGGCCCTGCAATCGGTCCAATAACGATTGAGGTACCAGCAAAGAAAATTACCGCGCTCATTGGCCCAACTGGTCACGGGAAATCAACCGCACTGCAAATGCTCGCCGTACAGCTGGATTTACGTCGTGGCAATTTAACGATTAACGGGATTAATCAGCATGAAATTGATGAAAAAAGCTGGTACGACGAAATGGCCTATGTATCGCAGCATAGCTATGTGTTTGCCAGTTCGGTGCGGGAAAATTTACGGATGGGCCGAGACATTTCGGATGAGTCCATCACCTCTTCCTTAGTGAGGGCAAATTTAACAACTTGGTTTGAACAGCTTCCTGAAGGGCTTGACACAAAAATTGGAGAAGGTGCAAGTGCGCTTTCCGGTGGTGAAAAGCAGCGCATGGCCATTGCACGTGCCATTGTCCAGCAACCGAGCGTGTTGTTTCTAGACGAACCGACTGCGGGACTGGATGTGTTGACCGAGCAAATGATCTCGGATGCAATTTCAAGCTTGCACGACACAACCATTATACTCGTGACACACCGCTTTGCGACATTACGTCAGGCGCAAGTCATTTACTATATTGAAAACGGACAGGTACAGGCGAGTGGCAATCATTTAGCAATGTTCGATGTTCCATTTTACGAGGCGATGAAATCGAGAGGAGAAGTTGTATGA
- a CDS encoding ring-cleaving dioxygenase, giving the protein MYTIPGHHHISMITKNAKTNNHFYREVLGMRRVKVTVNQDDTSMYHLFYGDKTGSPGTELSFFEIPLVGRTHRGTNAITKIGLIVPSEDSLHYWQQRLMSFGVEHSNLTTYAGRPAVLFEDKEGLRMALIAAPDKVAHWETYDGSPVPAEHQIQGMGTVEITVKNMYKLKATLTEIFGYTLATETENTALMQSVNNELFGEIYIIEQDGPSEKPGRGSIHHLAIRVKDDAELLYWDEQVKQRGFMSSGIVDRFYFKSLYFRESNGILFEIATDGPGFLVDGDIDTLGEKLDLPDFLEAKRADIVAKLKPID; this is encoded by the coding sequence ATGTACACAATTCCAGGACATCACCACATTTCGATGATTACGAAAAATGCAAAAACAAATAATCACTTCTACCGCGAAGTATTAGGTATGCGCCGCGTGAAAGTAACGGTGAACCAAGATGACACGTCGATGTATCACCTATTTTACGGCGATAAAACGGGCAGCCCCGGTACGGAATTATCATTTTTTGAAATCCCGTTAGTTGGCCGTACGCACCGCGGGACAAATGCCATTACAAAAATCGGCTTAATCGTGCCGAGCGAGGACAGCTTACACTACTGGCAACAGCGCTTAATGTCATTTGGCGTTGAGCATAGCAATTTGACAACATATGCGGGTCGTCCTGCCGTCTTATTTGAAGATAAAGAAGGCTTACGCATGGCCCTGATTGCCGCACCAGACAAGGTAGCGCACTGGGAAACGTATGACGGCTCCCCTGTCCCAGCCGAACACCAAATTCAAGGCATGGGAACAGTCGAAATAACCGTAAAAAATATGTACAAACTAAAAGCAACATTAACGGAGATTTTTGGCTATACGCTCGCTACTGAAACAGAGAATACAGCACTCATGCAGTCGGTGAACAATGAACTATTCGGTGAAATTTATATCATCGAGCAAGATGGCCCTTCTGAAAAACCAGGACGCGGTAGTATTCATCATTTAGCAATTCGTGTGAAAGATGATGCAGAGCTACTGTACTGGGATGAGCAAGTGAAACAGCGCGGCTTTATGAGCTCAGGCATTGTTGACCGCTTTTACTTTAAGAGCTTATACTTCCGCGAATCAAACGGCATTTTATTTGAAATCGCAACAGACGGACCGGGCTTTTTAGTGGATGGTGACATCGACACATTAGGCGAAAAGCTTGATTTACCGGACTTTTTAGAAGCAAAACGCGCAGACATCGTGGCGAAATTAAAACCGATTGACTAA
- a CDS encoding LLM class flavin-dependent oxidoreductase — protein sequence MENYRINEDNGMEFGLYTLGDHIPNPLTGSRISAQARIHEIIEMSQLAEQAGINVFAVGESHQQYFTTQAHTVVLGAIAQATSKIKLASSASVLSVADPVRLYEDFATLDLISNGRAEIVAGRGSRVGAHELFGVSLRDYEEIFEEKLRLLKQLNDKEIVNYDGKFRAPLKDAHILPQPQNGSLPIWRAVGGPPESAIKAGYMGIPMMLTTLGGPAVAFTPSVDAYREAANASGHDASKLPIATTSLFYVAKTEQEALEGMYPHLNGGMQAIRGQGYPRAQFEASTSVTDALMVGSTNQIIEKLHYQYELYGMQRFMAQIDFGGVPHEKLMQNIEIIGNDIIPAVKKFTAK from the coding sequence ATGGAAAACTATCGAATTAATGAAGATAACGGCATGGAATTTGGACTTTATACATTAGGTGATCATATTCCGAATCCCTTAACAGGCTCGCGCATTTCTGCACAAGCACGCATTCATGAAATTATTGAAATGAGTCAGTTGGCTGAACAAGCCGGCATTAATGTGTTTGCGGTTGGTGAAAGCCATCAGCAATATTTCACAACGCAAGCCCATACCGTCGTACTTGGCGCGATTGCTCAAGCGACATCAAAAATTAAACTCGCAAGCTCGGCATCCGTGCTGAGTGTGGCGGACCCAGTGCGTCTGTACGAGGATTTTGCGACGCTTGATTTAATTTCAAATGGACGTGCTGAAATCGTGGCAGGTCGAGGTTCACGCGTTGGCGCACATGAGTTATTTGGTGTGAGTTTACGTGATTACGAGGAAATTTTTGAGGAAAAGTTACGCCTGTTGAAGCAGTTAAATGATAAAGAAATCGTCAATTATGACGGTAAGTTCCGCGCCCCACTTAAGGATGCACATATCTTACCGCAACCACAAAACGGCTCACTTCCAATTTGGCGTGCGGTTGGCGGCCCTCCGGAAAGTGCGATTAAAGCTGGGTACATGGGTATTCCGATGATGCTGACAACACTCGGAGGTCCAGCAGTTGCGTTCACCCCTTCTGTTGATGCGTACCGTGAAGCGGCAAACGCGAGCGGACATGATGCTTCGAAGCTACCGATTGCGACAACGAGCTTGTTTTATGTCGCAAAAACTGAGCAAGAGGCACTAGAAGGCATGTACCCGCACTTAAACGGAGGCATGCAGGCGATTCGTGGTCAAGGCTACCCGCGTGCTCAGTTTGAAGCTTCGACTTCTGTAACCGACGCATTAATGGTCGGCTCGACGAATCAAATTATTGAAAAGCTACACTACCAATACGAGCTCTACGGCATGCAGCGCTTTATGGCCCAAATTGATTTTGGTGGGGTGCCGCATGAAAAGCTGATGCAAAATATCGAGATTATCGGGAATGACATCATCCCTGCAGTAAAGAAATTTACAGCGAAATAA